One stretch of Clupea harengus chromosome 2, Ch_v2.0.2, whole genome shotgun sequence DNA includes these proteins:
- the si:ch211-67e16.3 gene encoding uncharacterized protein si:ch211-67e16.3 has product MARREKMRGATLCLVLGVLNALAHTEAAKFTVSKPYMHTLNLNGSVSVTCHHDIPDAQEVDAKLWNEHDIVCEDGKEGCAMKWEGLTKVTYTLWNLQASDEDKLFRCQFSRTEPIPIIQSHGNATNLFPGCKIPFPPPRMATPTSISSSPTSSPAPRDSHPPTDPLVWFLIGAAVLLCLYSFIVTILFHKLKVSRTEVLYDTLTYLPNQHQQARTQGQARAGRGPREVSEEYMDMREVQQKAWSTQDMNHNSQAIPNGFVA; this is encoded by the exons ATGGCAAGGCgtgagaagatgagaggagcgaCCCTCTGCCTGGTCCTGGGCGTCCTCAACGCTCTGGCTCACACAG AAGCCGCAAAATTCACCGTGAGCAAGCCGTACATGCACACTCTGAACCTGAACGGCTCTGTGTCAGTCACGTGTCACCATGACATCCCAGACGCACAGGAGGTTGATGCCAAGCTGTGGAACGAGCACGACATAGTGTGCGAGGATGGAAAAGAGGGCTGCGCTATGAAGTGGGAAGGGCTGACAAAGGTCACGTACACTCTGTGGAATCTCCAGGCCAGCGATGAGGACAAGCTGTTCAGGTGCCAGTTCTCCCGAACCGAACCAATTCCCATCATACAAAGTCATGGGAATGCAACCAACCTcttcccag gGTGCAAGAtacctttccctccccctcgGATGGCCACCCctacctccatctcctcctctcccacgtCCTCCCCTGCCCCCCGGGACTCTCACCCCCCCACAGACCCTCTGGTCTGGTTCCTAATTGGTGCCGCTGTGCTTCTCTGTCTGTACAGCTTCATCGTCACCATCCTCTTCCACAAACTCAAG GTCAGCAGAACTGAGGTCTTGTACGATACACTCACTTATCTTCCAAATCAG CACCAACAGGCCAGAACACAGGGCCAG GCCAGGGCAGGGAGAGGCCCGAGGGAAGTCAGTGAAGAGTACATGGACATGCGTGAGGTCCAGCAGAAGGCCTGGTCCAcccaagacatgaaccacaacTCCCAGGCCATACCCAACGGCTTCGTCGCCTGA